From Onychostoma macrolepis isolate SWU-2019 chromosome 19, ASM1243209v1, whole genome shotgun sequence, a single genomic window includes:
- the si:ch1073-376c22.1 gene encoding uncharacterized protein si:ch1073-376c22.1 has protein sequence MAELQLQMITMAGMVLISVGTCMAFRITGNVALNGVTHQSVDLLSKNTAFKAVDGNRATNLANDSCTYITAKRNPWWSVTLQQPYKIVMVSITNRGDCCADRISGAEIRIGTSLVNDGNQNQLVAKVYSMLPGKTQKFKFSPVEGQHVNVLLPGVDRVLTLCEVEVYAVSEDMVAMIQSKRINVAPSGRATQSSVNRGSTACLSLAQNAIDGNRQYDLLKGSCMQTDTESNPWWRVDLMKAYKIASVALTNRGDCCSEQLSGAVIHIGDSLESEGRANPVCVKVSFIPAGGTGTFKCGGALQGRYVTVALPGKNRTLSLCEVEVFGIPLE, from the exons GAAATGTTGCTTTGAATGGTGTGACCCACCAATCCGTTGACTTGTTGAGCAAAAACACGGCTTTCAAAGCTGTTGATGGAAACagagcaacaaatttagcaaatGATTCCTGCACTTACATAACTGCAAAAAGAAACCCCTGGTGGAGTGTAACCCTGCAACAGCCGTACAAAATTGTCATGGTTTCCATCACCAACCGGGGCGACTGTTGTGCTGATAGGATCAGTGGAGCTGAGATTCGTATTGGGACCAGCCTTGTCAATGACGGCAACCAGAATCAGCT GGTTGCAAAAGTGTATTCCATGCTGCCTGGGAAAACACAGAAGTTCAAGTTCAGCCCCGTAGAGGGACAGCATGTAAATGTGCTCCTACCAGGAGTGGACCGCGTTCTGACATTATGTGAAGTAGAGGTGTACGCAGTCTCTGAAG ACATGGTAGCAATGATACAGTCCAAGCGGATCAACGTGGCACCAAGTGGACGGGCCACCCAGTCCAGCGTGAATCGAGGTTCTACAGCGTGCCTGAGTCTTGCACAAAATGCCATTGATGGGAATCGGCAGTATGACCTATTGAAAGGCTCCTGCATGCAAACGGATACAGAAAGTAATCCCTGGTGGAGAGTGGATCTGATGAAGGCATATAAAATTGCATCAGTGGCTCTTACCAACCGCGGCGACTGTTGCTCTGAACAACTGAGCGGAGCGGTGATTCACATCGGAGATTCACTAGAGTCTGAGGGCCGTGCAAACCCAGT GTGTGTTAAAGTGTCCTTCATCCCTGCGGGAGGAACGGGGACGTTCAAGTGTGGCGGTGCACTTCAAGGCCGTTATGTGACTGTGGCTCTTCCCGGGAAAAACAGGACATTGAGCTTGTGTGAAGTGGAGGTATTCGGGATTCCATTAGAATAA